One Candidatus Omnitrophota bacterium DNA window includes the following coding sequences:
- a CDS encoding prepilin-type N-terminal cleavage/methylation domain-containing protein — MKRGFTLVELLIVIIIVGILATVGFTQYTDVVERSRGAEAKNVLGQLRSLCAGFYMGKDANDCTAANLGIGTGTDLIPSACRSSHFFSYGVTPAASAATFTATRCTASGKTPNHGTAHTVTLAVNYAAGTDTYTSGAGY; from the coding sequence ATGAAAAGAGGTTTTACGCTGGTCGAGTTGTTGATCGTTATCATAATCGTGGGCATACTTGCCACAGTCGGCTTTACCCAGTATACTGATGTAGTGGAAAGGTCCCGCGGCGCGGAAGCTAAGAATGTCCTGGGGCAGTTGCGGAGTTTGTGCGCGGGATTTTATATGGGTAAGGACGCCAACGACTGCACCGCGGCAAATCTCGGTATAGGCACCGGCACTGATCTTATTCCCAGCGCGTGCCGCTCTTCGCATTTCTTCAGCTACGGCGTTACTCCCGCGGCTTCGGCGGCCACGTTCACTGCTACCAGATGCACGGCATCAGGCAAAACGCCGAATCACGGGACAGCGCATACGGTCACCCTGGCGGTAAATTACGCGGCCGGGACGGATACTTATACCAGCGGCGCCGGATATTAA
- a CDS encoding prepilin-type N-terminal cleavage/methylation domain-containing protein → MIQHPKKAVTLIELLICLVLMGMVIMGFYSIELFSHYHLLTSDRRAKLQNDSTYVLEHMVKKLSLAIGDSAHSTVTRYPTGRGIRIRLDTGTIPGTIDASDMFADYCLVDSELRFYTNTVSAAMPPASGTYQVLTDRVVPVSGLEFQGNIGTNHILTDNVLTVVLSLRWSPALTASADNPTVQMRTTVLMPAVSAS, encoded by the coding sequence ATGATACAACACCCTAAAAAAGCCGTTACTCTTATTGAATTGTTGATCTGCCTGGTTTTAATGGGCATGGTGATAATGGGTTTTTACAGCATTGAGCTGTTCAGCCATTACCACCTGCTTACCTCTGACCGCCGGGCCAAGCTGCAAAACGATTCTACTTATGTCCTGGAGCATATGGTCAAGAAACTGTCCCTGGCCATAGGCGACAGCGCTCATTCAACTGTAACCAGATATCCTACAGGCCGGGGGATAAGGATAAGGCTGGATACCGGCACTATCCCCGGAACTATAGACGCGAGCGATATGTTCGCGGATTACTGCCTGGTGGATTCGGAGTTAAGATTTTATACTAATACAGTGAGCGCGGCGATGCCTCCGGCCAGCGGTACTTACCAGGTTTTAACAGACAGGGTTGTTCCTGTTAGCGGCTTGGAATTCCAGGGGAATATCGGCACCAACCATATTCTGACCGATAATGTCCTTACGGTAGTTTTATCTTTGCGTTGGTCGCCTGCATTAACCGCCTCTGCGGATAATCCCACTGTGCAAATGCGCACTACTGTTCTTATGCCTGCGGTATCTGCGTCCTGA
- the tadA gene encoding Flp pilus assembly complex ATPase component TadA: MGTEKYLKLGELLIKEGLITKADLDKAFASQKKDGGRLGEVIVKLGIIKEEDIVRLLAKQMGIPYCSLGTGMLKPAADQKLEAFIPHDFAYKNFVLPLMHTMKSLTVAMCDPLDLFLIDNLRKLTGCEINPVIATKSEILKSIEDFYGKSSMLKDAVKASYDVGATYDIAESAENTEEELSLDKLVAKAEEAPVVKLVDLIIRQAINERASDIHIEPFKDRISLRYRIDGKLFEIPPPAKHLHMAIISRVKILAKLDIAEKRLPQDGAILAKIDDRAVDLRVSTVPTIYGEKAVLRILDKGASILDIKQSGFEPKQLEDLRKATSSPYGLILVTGPTGSGKSTTLYALLNEVKSPTRNIVTVEDPVEYKMDGVNQVQIKPDIGLTFASALRSFLRQDPDVMLVGEVRDLETAEICLRSALTGHLVLSTIHTNDAPSAVNRLMDIGIEPYLITPSLLCVVGQRLIRRLCPDCKEAYEPTADELREANIRADLLYKPKGCPKCNHIGYRGRICVAEVMLVNTQIRELISQRASFQKIKEIARQTGMQTLAESAFRKAAEGLTSIEEAVSVSIGVE, from the coding sequence ATGGGAACTGAAAAATACCTTAAATTAGGCGAACTTCTTATTAAAGAAGGCTTGATCACCAAGGCGGACCTGGATAAGGCGTTCGCCTCCCAGAAGAAGGATGGCGGCCGTCTGGGCGAGGTGATCGTGAAACTGGGGATCATCAAGGAGGAGGATATTGTCCGGCTCCTCGCCAAGCAGATGGGCATACCTTATTGCAGCCTGGGCACGGGTATGTTGAAACCTGCCGCCGACCAGAAGCTGGAAGCGTTCATCCCTCATGATTTCGCCTATAAGAATTTCGTCCTGCCGTTAATGCATACTATGAAATCTTTAACGGTGGCTATGTGCGACCCGCTGGATCTTTTCCTTATCGATAATCTCCGGAAGCTTACCGGGTGCGAGATCAATCCGGTGATAGCGACAAAATCAGAGATATTGAAATCCATCGAGGATTTTTACGGCAAGTCTTCAATGCTGAAAGACGCGGTAAAGGCTTCTTATGATGTCGGCGCCACCTATGACATAGCGGAATCCGCCGAAAACACTGAAGAAGAGCTTAGCCTGGATAAATTAGTGGCCAAGGCGGAAGAGGCGCCGGTGGTCAAATTGGTGGATTTGATCATCCGACAGGCGATCAATGAGCGGGCCTCGGACATACATATCGAGCCTTTTAAAGACAGGATATCCCTGCGCTACCGTATCGACGGAAAACTTTTCGAGATACCGCCGCCGGCAAAGCACCTGCATATGGCGATAATCTCGCGCGTAAAAATATTAGCCAAGCTGGATATCGCCGAAAAGAGGCTGCCTCAGGACGGCGCGATCCTGGCTAAGATAGACGATCGGGCGGTCGATCTGAGAGTTTCTACGGTGCCGACGATATACGGCGAGAAAGCGGTATTGAGGATCCTGGATAAGGGCGCATCTATATTGGACATAAAGCAGTCGGGGTTTGAGCCGAAACAACTTGAGGATTTGCGCAAGGCCACAAGTTCCCCGTACGGCCTTATTTTGGTTACCGGCCCGACCGGAAGCGGAAAGTCCACTACGCTTTATGCGTTATTGAACGAGGTAAAAAGCCCTACCCGCAACATTGTGACTGTGGAGGATCCGGTTGAATATAAAATGGACGGGGTTAATCAGGTGCAGATAAAACCGGATATCGGGCTGACCTTCGCTTCCGCATTGCGCAGTTTTTTGAGGCAGGATCCGGATGTTATGCTTGTCGGGGAGGTGCGCGACCTGGAGACCGCGGAGATCTGCCTGCGCAGCGCATTGACCGGGCATCTTGTTTTAAGCACGATACATACCAATGACGCTCCTTCGGCGGTAAACCGCCTTATGGATATAGGGATCGAACCGTATTTGATCACTCCGTCTTTATTATGCGTCGTCGGACAGCGCTTGATCCGCAGGCTTTGCCCGGATTGCAAAGAGGCGTATGAGCCTACAGCGGATGAGCTCAGAGAGGCGAATATACGGGCGGATCTTTTATATAAACCCAAGGGATGCCCCAAGTGCAATCATATAGGCTATCGTGGTAGGATCTGCGTCGCCGAGGTTATGCTGGTAAACACCCAGATCAGGGAATTGATCAGCCAGAGGGCAAGTTTTCAGAAAATAAAAGAAATAGCCCGCCAGACCGGTATGCAGACATTAGCCGAGTCGGCTTTCAGGAAAGCGGCTGAAGGATTAACGTCGATTGAAGAAGCGGTTTCCGTATCCATAGGAGTGGAATAA
- a CDS encoding glycosyltransferase family 2 protein encodes MTDPADIELSVVMPCLNEEAGIGTCIKKTLDVFARDNIRGEIIVADNGSVDRSMEIARELGAKVVLEARQGYGAAYLRGLGEARGRYIIIGDSDNTYDFRDIPKFLALLR; translated from the coding sequence ATGACTGATCCTGCCGACATAGAGCTATCCGTAGTAATGCCTTGCCTGAATGAAGAGGCCGGCATCGGCACGTGCATTAAGAAAACCCTGGATGTTTTTGCCCGGGACAATATCCGCGGAGAGATAATCGTGGCGGATAACGGCTCGGTCGACCGCTCAATGGAGATCGCGCGGGAATTAGGGGCTAAAGTCGTTCTTGAAGCGCGTCAGGGGTACGGAGCGGCGTATTTGCGGGGATTGGGCGAAGCCAGAGGCAGGTACATAATCATCGGCGACAGCGACAATACCTACGATTTTCGCGATATCCCGAAATTCCTCGCTTTGCTCCG
- a CDS encoding prepilin-type N-terminal cleavage/methylation domain-containing protein, translating into MRNRFRAFTIIELIITVIIVGILATVGVGQYTGTREQAVRREAMSNLALIASAEKYLSLQADTYKNYTNTSEVNSNLRLSLPLNSPNWNYKVVDANTTAFTAKAGRVKDNNATAWCINATSREAFTAGCVW; encoded by the coding sequence TTGAGAAATCGTTTTAGGGCGTTTACCATAATCGAATTGATCATCACGGTGATCATCGTCGGCATTTTGGCAACTGTGGGGGTCGGCCAGTACACCGGGACCAGGGAGCAAGCTGTGCGCAGAGAGGCAATGTCTAATCTTGCGCTCATAGCTTCGGCTGAAAAATACTTAAGCCTGCAGGCGGATACGTATAAGAATTATACAAATACGTCTGAGGTCAACAGTAATCTGCGTCTTTCCTTGCCGTTGAACAGCCCGAACTGGAATTATAAAGTTGTGGACGCCAATACTACGGCGTTTACGGCCAAGGCGGGCAGGGTTAAGGATAATAACGCTACAGCCTGGTGCATAAACGCCACTTCCCGGGAAGCTTTTACTGCTGGTTGTGTGTGGTAA
- a CDS encoding prepilin-type N-terminal cleavage/methylation domain-containing protein translates to MKRGFTLVELLIVIIIVGILATVGFTQYTDVVERSRGAEAKKILGQLRTMCAARYMGSSVAECTRANLGIGSGTDLIPRYCRPSHYFSYAVATSGSSASFTATRCTASGKAPNHDTAHTVRLAVNYATGAHTYTSGAGY, encoded by the coding sequence GTGAAAAGGGGTTTTACGTTAGTCGAGCTTTTGATCGTTATCATAATCGTGGGCATACTTGCCACAGTCGGCTTTACCCAGTATACTGATGTGGTGGAGCGGTCCCGCGGAGCTGAGGCTAAAAAGATCCTGGGACAGTTACGCACTATGTGCGCCGCCCGGTACATGGGAAGCAGTGTCGCCGAGTGTACCCGGGCTAATCTGGGGATAGGTTCAGGAACTGACTTGATCCCCAGGTATTGCCGGCCTTCGCATTATTTTAGTTATGCTGTCGCGACCAGCGGGTCGTCAGCCTCTTTTACCGCCACCAGATGCACGGCGTCAGGCAAGGCGCCGAACCACGATACAGCGCATACGGTTAGGTTGGCGGTTAATTACGCGACAGGGGCGCATACGTATACCAGCGGCGCCGGATATTAA
- a CDS encoding type 4a pilus biogenesis protein PilO, with the protein MSTDALMKKAQGNILNLAIVGVCIFVAFNIYRGKEGELNLLKEERDNEVKKNEILQGINKLQNNIRIIKDDVNNKAISEVISKLGNIARETQVKITFIKPQNEVFPSGGGYIKYPFELSITTNSYHKMGKFISRIEKSPEIYNIDDLSIVSNPKAVEDKISARISVSTILIKD; encoded by the coding sequence ATGAGTACTGATGCCTTAATGAAGAAGGCCCAGGGAAACATCCTTAATCTGGCGATAGTCGGGGTTTGTATCTTTGTCGCTTTTAACATTTACCGCGGTAAAGAGGGCGAACTGAATTTGTTGAAAGAGGAGCGCGACAATGAAGTCAAAAAGAACGAGATCCTGCAGGGCATAAATAAACTGCAGAATAATATCCGGATAATAAAAGACGACGTCAACAATAAGGCTATTTCCGAGGTGATCAGCAAGTTGGGCAACATAGCGCGGGAAACCCAGGTTAAGATCACTTTTATCAAACCTCAAAACGAAGTGTTCCCTTCAGGGGGGGGGTATATAAAATATCCGTTCGAGCTGTCCATAACCACAAATAGTTATCATAAAATGGGCAAGTTCATCAGCAGGATCGAGAAATCCCCGGAGATCTATAATATCGACGATCTATCTATAGTTTCTAATCCCAAGGCCGTGGAGGACAAGATCTCGGCCAGGATCTCGGTAAGCACTATTCTTATCAAGGATTAA
- a CDS encoding prepilin-type N-terminal cleavage/methylation domain-containing protein — translation MKRGFTLVELLIVIIIVGILATVGFTQYTDVVERSRGAEAKQILGQLRSLCAALYMGKDATDCTAANLGIGTGNDLVPSACRASHFFSYGVSNAASAATFTATRCTASGKAPNHGTAHTVTLAVNYAAGTDTYTSGAGY, via the coding sequence ATGAAAAGGGGTTTTACGTTAGTCGAGCTTTTGATCGTTATCATAATCGTAGGCATACTCGCTACTGTCGGTTTTACACAGTACACGGACGTAGTGGAAAGATCCCGCGGCGCGGAAGCTAAACAGATCCTGGGACAGTTAAGAAGCCTTTGCGCGGCTCTTTATATGGGTAAGGACGCCACCGACTGCACCGCGGCAAATCTCGGCATAGGCACAGGCAATGATCTGGTGCCCAGCGCGTGCAGGGCTTCGCACTTTTTCAGCTATGGCGTTTCCAACGCCGCTTCGGCAGCTACTTTTACCGCTACCAGATGCACGGCATCAGGCAAAGCGCCGAATCACGGGACAGCGCATACGGTCACCCTGGCGGTAAATTACGCGGCCGGGACGGATACTTATACCAGCGGCGCCGGATATTAA
- a CDS encoding prepilin-type N-terminal cleavage/methylation domain-containing protein: MLFASPRKKNNGISLVEILVAMLLLSLVMIGLVNVFITSKRLLMRGQSKITALEFARSFIEPLNNAIRQDTWNNANNDLRLGTRTGPYQVINGINYTSVYNVTDVPAPSAANLRRVKVDMRWNDTTP; this comes from the coding sequence ATGCTTTTTGCGTCCCCGCGAAAGAAGAATAATGGTATTTCGCTGGTGGAGATCTTGGTCGCCATGCTTCTTTTATCGCTGGTGATGATCGGCCTGGTGAATGTTTTTATTACCAGCAAGCGGCTGCTTATGCGCGGGCAATCCAAGATAACCGCTTTAGAGTTCGCCCGTTCCTTCATCGAGCCGCTGAATAACGCGATTAGGCAGGATACTTGGAATAATGCCAATAATGATCTTCGGCTCGGCACTCGGACAGGCCCGTATCAGGTTATTAACGGCATAAATTATACGTCCGTGTATAATGTGACCGACGTGCCGGCCCCTTCGGCCGCTAACCTGCGAAGGGTTAAAGTCGATATGCGCTGGAATGATACAACACCCTAA
- a CDS encoding type II secretion system F family protein — protein MPKYIYIARDKIGQKVSGAQDALNEEELISRLQGSDLLVVSVMLASKEGMDSLAISSQSKIGYKTKHHSGINNADQVLFCRQLTTLLGAGITILKSLDTISKQVSSQKLFKAIESLKADMEQGLSFHEALGKHPKIFSELWVNLVESGEASGNLSVVLDRLALYLERDAEFRSKMISSLIYPAILLFASFGALFFLTIKIVPAFAEVFKSFNITMPAPTQILINLSAFMRKGLIYIIGGGVAFFVLFKRYIKTKDGRKNYEQFLFRLPVFGEFFRAINIERFSSEMSTLIESGVPILYSLEITEQSVGSVIIADIIHDIKEDVRAGKPLSQPLEKSGFFEPMVIQMVSIGEEIGELSQMFKRINVFYQDYVETFLTRFVALFEPLILIFMGVVIGLMVIGMFLPIFQLSNMGSGG, from the coding sequence ATGCCCAAATATATTTATATTGCCAGGGACAAGATCGGGCAGAAGGTCTCCGGGGCGCAGGATGCCTTGAACGAAGAAGAGTTGATCTCCCGGCTGCAGGGCTCTGACCTGCTGGTCGTAAGCGTTATGCTTGCATCCAAGGAAGGGATGGACAGCCTGGCGATTTCTTCGCAATCCAAGATCGGCTATAAGACCAAGCATCATAGCGGGATAAATAACGCCGACCAGGTGCTTTTTTGCCGGCAGTTGACTACATTGCTGGGAGCGGGTATTACGATATTGAAAAGCCTGGATACCATTTCCAAACAGGTATCCAGCCAGAAATTATTTAAAGCGATCGAGTCGTTGAAGGCCGATATGGAGCAAGGTTTAAGCTTTCATGAGGCCTTGGGAAAGCATCCGAAGATATTTTCCGAGCTTTGGGTCAATCTTGTCGAAAGCGGCGAGGCTTCCGGTAATCTCTCGGTAGTTTTGGATCGTCTGGCCCTTTACCTGGAACGGGATGCCGAGTTCCGCAGTAAAATGATCTCCAGCCTTATATACCCGGCTATATTGTTATTCGCCTCTTTCGGGGCATTGTTTTTCCTGACGATCAAGATCGTCCCTGCGTTTGCCGAGGTATTTAAAAGTTTCAATATTACCATGCCCGCGCCGACGCAGATATTGATAAATCTCAGCGCTTTTATGCGCAAAGGCCTGATTTATATTATCGGCGGGGGCGTCGCTTTTTTCGTGTTATTTAAACGCTATATCAAAACAAAGGACGGCCGCAAAAATTATGAGCAATTCCTGTTTCGTTTGCCGGTCTTCGGGGAATTCTTCCGGGCGATCAATATTGAAAGATTTTCATCGGAAATGTCCACGCTTATCGAGAGCGGCGTTCCGATCCTTTATTCCCTGGAGATCACCGAGCAGAGCGTGGGCAGCGTGATCATCGCCGATATAATCCATGACATAAAGGAGGATGTCCGGGCGGGCAAGCCGTTAAGCCAGCCGCTGGAAAAAAGCGGTTTTTTCGAACCTATGGTCATTCAGATGGTCAGTATCGGCGAAGAGATCGGCGAACTCTCACAGATGTTCAAGAGGATAAACGTGTTCTATCAGGATTACGTGGAAACATTTTTGACCAGGTTCGTGGCGTTATTCGAGCCGTTGATCCTGATATTTATGGGCGTGGTGATCGGTTTGATGGTTATCGGTATGTTCTTGCCTATCTTCCAGTTAAGTAATATGGGAAGCGGCGGTTAA